The window TTCTTTCTGTGATGTTGCTTGCAATTGTGCATTTCCTTGGAAAAGTCATAGATAGCTTGGGATTTAATTGCAAATGTAGGCTAGTAAACACCACTGCTAAATGCTAATGCTGCACAAGCTGGCAATGTGTTTCCCATTTTCTGTTATTCCTGTTGGATTCATAACAAGAGGGATAAAATAAACCTCTAGGAGTTTGGAGTGCTTTGAGTTAGCACCAAGCATAAAACAAACTTCTAGGTGTTAGCACATAGAGTTGGCTGGAGTCAGCACCTAACCATTGGAAAATTTCAAGAGAAAGTTTATTCATCATTCAAACTGTAATCTATAAGACTGTCTTCATATATAGGAGTGTGTTATTGTGCTTATATAGACTATTAGGACTAAGCCTAATTCTAACTGAAATAGGAACACccgaattttaatttatttggaaaatcccaattattgaattacaaaataacctTGACTCTAGGaattaaatataattcaaatttatataatttactaataatatctaaaataaaatacatttgacttcgaaatttaaataaaactggaactaaataaatatttctttaCTTTCCCTTAATCAGTTGCTTGCACTATTTTTGATTGTGCAGCtcctgatttttcaaattttggttcATCAGCCACGCAAGCCCTTTAATTGGctgtttgtataattttttttggcgGTTCTGGAGCTTTGACTAGTTGTGCTCATGAATAATTTTTACGTTGGAATTTGTTTAGAGGGAAGCTCATGTACACTACTGGCAGTTTTAGAGGGAGGCATTTGAATACTTGTTTTGGaacttataataaattttacctAGACTGTGGAATGCATGGTTAAATTTGGATCCAAATGTATACATGATTTAATTCTGCTTATATATAAGAAGTTGGATGACTTTACAAGGACTCTTTTAGGTTGATTTATGCCCATAGATGGTTTGGAGGAGCCCTTGTTCTTTCTGTAATGTTGTACTATTTTGATTCTGCAGCTCCTGATTTTCGAGGAGATGCTGGCTGTGTAGAGAAAGGGGCGAAATCAGGATTAGATGTCTTTGCTCATAATATTGAAACGGTTGAAGAGCTTCAGAGTTCTGTGCGTGATCACTGTGCTAATTTCAAGCAGTCTTCAGATGTTTTAGTGATGGCCAAGGACTACGCTCCTGCTGGAACTCTTGCCAAAACTTCAATAATGTTAGGCTATGGAGAAACACCCGAGCAAGTTGTCAGAACTATGGAGAAGGTGAGAGCAGCAGGTGTGGATGTGATGACATTTGGTCAATATATGAGACCGTCAAAGCGCCATGTGCCAGTGTCTGAATACATTATTCCTTAGGCTTTTGAGAAGTATCAAACTCTTGGCATGGAAATGGTATGCTTGAATATTTATTGATTATGGCACATTAATTGATTCTATTCTTACATGCATGGCTTGTTTGATCAAATTTATTGTAGTTTGGGCAGATATTCTGTCTTGGgctatgtatgtgtgtgtattctATGTTCATTCATTG of the Quercus robur chromosome 10, dhQueRobu3.1, whole genome shotgun sequence genome contains:
- the LOC126704141 gene encoding lipoyl synthase, mitochondrial-like: MTLSMILDVNISWSSMCLGSFCHVACTFLDSADPDFENVVHKPRKPFNWLLFRCIFVLSVMLLAIVHFLGKVIDSLGFNCKSPDFRGDAGCVEKGAKSGLDVFAHNIETVEELQSSVRDHCANFKQSSDVLVMAKDYAPAGTLAKTSIMLGYGETPEQVVRTMEKVRAAGVDVMTFGQYMRPSKRHVPVSEYIIP